One genomic segment of Salinigranum rubrum includes these proteins:
- a CDS encoding DUF2703 domain-containing protein gives MTTRPRDVRVEFLYLDRETCERCRGTEAAVESALSAVRPALALAGAGVVLDRVHVDSAATAERVGLEVSPTVRVDGRDVQAEFETSDCGCASDESVPCRVWRYDGRTTERAPASLVANAVLSAAYQVESTDRGGDDPTDRREVTRPVERYFESDEPCC, from the coding sequence ATGACGACACGACCACGCGACGTCAGAGTGGAGTTCCTGTACCTCGACCGAGAAACCTGCGAACGGTGCCGCGGAACGGAGGCGGCCGTCGAGAGCGCGCTTTCGGCCGTTCGACCCGCGCTCGCGCTCGCCGGCGCGGGCGTCGTTCTCGACCGCGTCCACGTCGACTCGGCGGCAACGGCCGAGAGGGTCGGACTCGAAGTGTCACCGACGGTCAGGGTCGACGGTCGGGACGTCCAGGCGGAGTTCGAGACCTCCGACTGCGGCTGTGCGAGCGACGAGTCGGTTCCCTGTCGGGTCTGGCGGTACGACGGACGGACCACCGAACGCGCCCCAGCGAGTCTCGTCGCCAACGCGGTGCTCAGCGCGGCGTATCAGGTCGAGTCGACTGACCGTGGCGGTGACGACCCCACCGACCGTCGGGAGGTGACTCGACCGGTTGAGAGGTACTTCGAGAGCGACGAGCCGTGCTGCTGA
- a CDS encoding cation diffusion facilitator family transporter — MDRSDAVRRVGAVILAVNVALVAAKGGAWYLTGSLAVGSEAVNSLADVVYSVVILAGLYLTTQPPDFEHPHGHERIEPFVSLVIALGVFAAGFAVIWQATSSVLSGDYGGAAGTLGLVVLGTSAAVKYGLYHYCLRMGERYHSPALEATALDNRNDILTASAALVGVVGASMGVPILDPIAAGVVSLGILYTGYEIVRDNVNYLVGAAPPESLRIEILRRAFAHPDVRGAHDVVAHYVGPEIDVSLHIEVEGDMTLLDAHDIETEVIESIRALPQVDDVFVHVDPKELGEWKEDETTDLFAREFPDDRRDEGTDAVGTASTTQTQSTRPERDPRGQ, encoded by the coding sequence ATGGACCGGTCTGACGCGGTACGGCGGGTCGGGGCGGTCATCCTCGCGGTGAACGTCGCGCTCGTGGCCGCCAAGGGCGGCGCCTGGTACCTCACGGGGAGCCTCGCGGTCGGCTCTGAGGCGGTCAACAGCCTCGCGGACGTGGTCTACAGCGTCGTCATCCTCGCGGGGCTCTACCTCACGACGCAGCCTCCCGACTTCGAGCACCCACACGGCCACGAGCGCATCGAACCGTTCGTCTCGCTCGTCATCGCGCTCGGGGTCTTCGCCGCGGGCTTCGCCGTCATCTGGCAAGCCACGTCGTCGGTGCTGTCGGGCGACTACGGCGGCGCCGCCGGCACCCTCGGACTCGTCGTCCTCGGGACGAGCGCCGCCGTGAAGTACGGTCTCTACCACTACTGTCTCCGGATGGGCGAGCGGTACCACTCCCCCGCGCTGGAGGCGACGGCGCTCGACAACCGCAACGACATCCTCACCGCGAGCGCGGCGCTCGTCGGCGTCGTCGGTGCCTCGATGGGCGTGCCCATCCTCGACCCGATCGCCGCGGGCGTCGTCTCGCTCGGTATCCTCTACACGGGGTACGAGATCGTCCGCGACAACGTCAACTACCTCGTGGGGGCCGCCCCACCCGAGTCCCTCCGCATCGAAATCCTCCGCCGGGCGTTCGCCCACCCCGACGTGAGAGGCGCTCACGACGTCGTCGCTCACTACGTCGGCCCCGAAATCGACGTCAGCCTCCACATCGAGGTCGAGGGGGACATGACGCTCCTCGACGCACACGACATCGAGACGGAGGTCATCGAGTCCATTCGGGCGCTCCCGCAGGTCGACGACGTCTTCGTCCACGTCGACCCGAAGGAACTCGGCGAGTGGAAAGAGGACGAGACGACGGACCTCTTCGCGCGGGAGTTCCCCGACGACCGACGCGACGAGGGGACGGATGCCGTGGGAACGGCGAGCACGACCCAAACCCAGTCGACGAGGCCCGAACGCGACCCTCGCGGCCAGTAA
- a CDS encoding S26 family signal peptidase has protein sequence MVPPTRAERLRSVAPALAVLLVFSLVLAASGVWPPFVAVESGSMEPHLERGDLVYVTATERFAPPSGAPVATHAAAAEYRRLGARGDVLVFDSPSHEGLVIHRAHLRVDRGENWYDEADSEYLPASVDSCRELAHCPAPHDGYVTKGDANDYYDQAGGMAVVREAWITGKGQAAVPWIGHLRLLLAGR, from the coding sequence GTGGTCCCTCCAACACGCGCCGAACGACTACGGAGCGTCGCCCCCGCGCTCGCCGTTTTGCTCGTCTTCAGCCTCGTGCTCGCGGCGTCCGGCGTCTGGCCCCCGTTCGTTGCCGTCGAGTCAGGGAGCATGGAGCCGCACCTCGAACGCGGCGACCTCGTGTACGTGACGGCGACGGAGCGGTTCGCGCCCCCCTCAGGCGCGCCTGTTGCCACCCACGCTGCCGCAGCGGAGTACCGACGGCTCGGTGCGCGCGGCGACGTCCTCGTCTTCGACTCGCCGTCGCACGAGGGGCTGGTCATCCACCGTGCGCACCTCCGCGTCGACCGCGGCGAGAACTGGTACGACGAGGCCGATTCCGAGTACCTCCCCGCGTCGGTCGACAGTTGCCGTGAACTCGCACACTGCCCGGCACCACACGACGGCTACGTGACCAAAGGCGACGCGAACGACTACTACGACCAGGCCGGCGGGATGGCCGTCGTTCGAGAGGCCTGGATTACTGGCAAGGGACAGGCCGCCGTCCCGTGGATCGGACACCTCCGGCTACTGCTCGCAGGGCGCTGA
- a CDS encoding DUF63 family protein, with protein MPLLQFLPEGFALPPLPYLIALAVGLGVVAVGATSRDLAVDRRHVVAFVPWILAGSCAHALYVVDALPALLRPLGGTPAVYATVAVGAGLTWLAADAAVDAETTPQVLGYVGLAAVVPTCATGIAVGLSRGTFSPLWSTVALGVSLAVGAAAWALLTRLVPRVEHTGRVGLLALLAHAVDGVSTAVGVDVLGFGERTPLSRYIIEFAAGLPTEPLLGSGWLFVLVKLALVGGVVVLFADLMEEDPREGSLLLGVVAAVGLGPGAHNLLLFAIA; from the coding sequence ATGCCGCTTCTCCAGTTCCTCCCGGAGGGGTTCGCCCTCCCGCCACTACCGTATCTGATCGCACTTGCGGTCGGCCTCGGCGTCGTCGCCGTCGGCGCGACCAGTCGTGACCTCGCGGTCGACCGGCGGCACGTCGTCGCGTTCGTGCCGTGGATTCTGGCCGGGTCGTGCGCCCACGCGCTGTACGTCGTCGACGCCCTCCCCGCCCTGCTCCGGCCGCTCGGGGGGACGCCCGCCGTCTACGCCACCGTCGCCGTCGGCGCGGGCCTCACCTGGCTCGCGGCCGACGCCGCCGTGGACGCCGAGACGACACCGCAGGTACTCGGTTACGTCGGCCTCGCGGCGGTCGTACCCACCTGTGCGACGGGCATCGCCGTCGGCCTCTCCCGTGGGACGTTCTCGCCGCTGTGGTCCACCGTCGCGCTCGGGGTGAGTCTCGCTGTCGGGGCGGCGGCGTGGGCGCTTCTCACCCGTCTCGTCCCGCGCGTCGAACACACCGGCCGGGTCGGCCTCCTCGCCCTCTTGGCCCACGCCGTCGACGGCGTGTCGACGGCTGTCGGCGTCGACGTGCTCGGCTTCGGCGAGCGTACCCCGCTCTCGCGGTACATCATCGAGTTCGCGGCGGGGCTGCCGACCGAGCCCCTGCTGGGGAGCGGCTGGCTGTTCGTCCTCGTAAAACTCGCGCTGGTTGGCGGCGTCGTCGTGCTCTTCGCCGACCTGATGGAGGAAGACCCCCGCGAGGGGTCGCTGCTGCTCGGCGTCGTCGCCGCCGTCGGACTGGGCCCGGGCGCGCACAACCTGTTGCTGTTCGCCATCGCGTGA
- a CDS encoding tRNA (N(6)-L-threonylcarbamoyladenosine(37)-C(2))-methylthiotransferase, which produces MARYHIETYGCTSNRGESRQIESALRDAGHYRVDGPEEADVAIMNTCTVVEKTERNMLRRAKELETETADLIVTGCMALAQGDLFREESVDAQILHWDEVPSAVTNGECPTPGPGVEPVLDGVVGILPIARGCMSDCSYCITKHATGKIDSPSVEENVEKARALVHAGAKELRITGQDTGVYGWDQGERTLHELLDRICDIDGDFRVRVGMANPKGVHGIREDLARVFAENEKLYNFLHAPVQSGSNSVLGHMRRQHQVSEYVEVCETFDAHLDYWTLSTDFIVGYPTEEDVDHQQSMALLRETRPEKINVTRFSKRPGTDAAKLKGLGGTVKKERSKEMSELKMAVVAEAYEAMVGTTHEVLVVEEGTGDSVKCRDEAYRQIIVQNASDYGLEPGDFCEVEVTGHQTVYAFAKPV; this is translated from the coding sequence ATGGCTCGGTATCACATCGAGACGTACGGCTGTACGTCCAATCGAGGCGAGAGCCGACAGATCGAGTCGGCGCTCCGCGACGCGGGCCACTACCGCGTCGATGGGCCAGAAGAGGCCGACGTCGCCATCATGAACACCTGCACCGTGGTGGAGAAGACGGAACGGAACATGCTCCGCCGGGCCAAAGAACTCGAAACGGAGACCGCCGACCTCATCGTCACCGGCTGTATGGCGCTCGCCCAGGGCGACCTCTTCCGCGAGGAGAGCGTCGACGCCCAGATTCTCCACTGGGACGAGGTTCCCTCGGCCGTGACGAACGGCGAGTGTCCCACGCCCGGGCCGGGCGTCGAACCCGTCCTCGACGGCGTCGTCGGCATCCTCCCCATCGCCCGCGGTTGCATGAGCGACTGCTCGTACTGCATCACGAAGCACGCGACGGGCAAGATAGACTCCCCCTCGGTCGAGGAGAACGTCGAGAAGGCGCGCGCGCTCGTCCACGCCGGCGCGAAGGAACTCCGAATCACGGGCCAAGACACCGGCGTCTACGGCTGGGATCAGGGGGAACGAACGCTCCACGAACTCCTCGACCGCATCTGTGACATCGACGGCGACTTCCGCGTCAGGGTCGGGATGGCCAACCCGAAGGGCGTCCACGGCATCCGCGAGGACCTCGCCCGGGTGTTCGCCGAGAACGAGAAGCTCTACAACTTCCTCCACGCGCCGGTGCAGTCCGGTTCGAACTCCGTCCTGGGGCACATGCGCCGCCAGCACCAAGTGTCGGAGTACGTCGAGGTGTGCGAGACGTTCGACGCTCACCTCGACTACTGGACGCTCTCGACGGACTTCATCGTCGGCTACCCCACGGAGGAGGACGTCGACCACCAGCAGTCGATGGCGCTCCTCCGCGAGACCCGCCCCGAGAAGATCAACGTCACCCGCTTCTCGAAGCGCCCGGGCACCGACGCGGCGAAGCTGAAGGGGCTCGGCGGCACCGTCAAGAAGGAACGCTCGAAGGAGATGTCCGAGCTGAAGATGGCGGTCGTCGCCGAGGCGTACGAGGCGATGGTCGGTACCACCCACGAGGTGCTCGTCGTCGAGGAGGGAACCGGCGACTCGGTGAAGTGCCGCGACGAGGCCTACCGGCAGATCATCGTCCAGAACGCTTCCGACTATGGATTAGAACCCGGTGACTTCTGCGAGGTCGAGGTGACGGGCCACCAGACCGTGTACGCGTTCGCGAAGCCGGTCTGA
- a CDS encoding HIT family protein yields the protein MDQIFAPWRIEWVEREESGDECPFCALPDRGDDRDAKVVARSEHAFVLLNNYPYNPGHVMVIPYRHTGEYGALSDAELLDHARLKARTFDALEAALGPDAFNAGLNLGGPAGGSIEDHLHTHVVPRWNGDTNFMPVVSETSVIVEAIDDTYERVHEAFVAQSGATVADTGAVRLRLD from the coding sequence ATGGATCAGATCTTCGCGCCGTGGCGCATCGAGTGGGTCGAACGCGAGGAGAGCGGAGACGAGTGCCCGTTCTGTGCGCTCCCCGACCGCGGCGATGACAGGGACGCGAAGGTCGTCGCTCGCTCCGAACACGCGTTCGTCCTCCTCAACAACTACCCGTACAACCCGGGGCACGTCATGGTCATCCCGTACCGCCACACCGGCGAGTACGGCGCGCTCTCGGACGCCGAACTGCTGGACCACGCCCGACTGAAGGCGCGGACGTTCGACGCACTGGAGGCAGCGCTCGGCCCCGACGCGTTCAACGCGGGACTGAACCTCGGCGGCCCCGCCGGAGGCTCTATCGAGGACCACCTCCACACCCACGTGGTACCGCGGTGGAACGGCGACACGAACTTCATGCCCGTTGTATCCGAGACGTCGGTCATCGTCGAGGCCATCGACGACACGTACGAGCGCGTCCACGAGGCGTTCGTCGCACAGTCGGGGGCGACCGTCGCCGACACCGGGGCGGTTCGGCTCCGTCTCGACTGA
- a CDS encoding PQQ-like beta-propeller repeat protein → MPSTQTRRRFLAACGAASLGAAAGCLADDGHDAAADAAGDRTDWPTAGHDGANTNYVPGANTIRGVSEARRVDDRLGSAQPIVADGTLYLVGDTLRALDLDSGETNWEVAPEDGQGNFWAAPTVRDETVYVANGHQRVHAIDATSGEKRWTTAVDVGSYVTPRLDDDGEAVYVGGEGHVSRLDAETGDEEWSHDLFGQVRQSVAVRRGVVYAVTEGGELYALDEYGDGYWRVDLPAKCQTPPTLAGRQVFVGTFDGFVHAVDTARANLAWSTEVGGFAKGGIAVADSTVYADGGRSLHALDVDSGEKRWAFDVGTTGDHTPVVAGDTVFTTGDRLYGLKPGGGFSNGTIRQEALRFSHPTGGYAGPMSVADGRVYVTARLGDAEGNQTTTLLVLEPA, encoded by the coding sequence ATGCCCTCCACGCAGACGAGACGGCGGTTCCTCGCGGCCTGCGGGGCCGCCTCCCTGGGAGCCGCCGCCGGCTGTCTCGCTGACGACGGACACGACGCTGCGGCCGACGCCGCCGGCGACCGAACCGACTGGCCGACCGCCGGCCACGACGGGGCGAACACGAACTACGTCCCCGGGGCGAACACGATTCGCGGTGTCTCGGAGGCTCGGCGGGTCGACGACCGACTCGGGAGCGCCCAGCCAATCGTCGCCGACGGCACGCTCTACCTCGTCGGCGACACCCTCCGGGCACTCGATCTCGACAGCGGCGAGACGAACTGGGAGGTCGCCCCGGAGGACGGACAGGGGAACTTCTGGGCGGCACCCACGGTCAGGGATGAAACGGTCTACGTCGCGAACGGTCACCAGCGCGTCCACGCCATCGACGCCACGAGCGGCGAGAAGCGGTGGACGACGGCGGTCGACGTCGGGTCGTACGTGACGCCTCGGCTGGACGACGACGGCGAGGCGGTGTACGTCGGCGGCGAGGGACACGTGAGTCGGCTTGACGCCGAAACCGGGGACGAAGAGTGGTCACACGACCTCTTCGGCCAGGTCCGCCAGTCCGTGGCAGTCAGGCGCGGCGTCGTCTACGCGGTCACCGAGGGCGGCGAACTGTACGCGCTCGACGAGTACGGCGACGGCTACTGGCGGGTCGACCTGCCCGCGAAGTGTCAGACGCCCCCGACGCTCGCGGGGAGACAGGTGTTCGTCGGCACGTTCGACGGCTTCGTCCACGCCGTCGACACGGCCCGGGCGAACCTCGCGTGGTCCACCGAGGTCGGCGGGTTCGCCAAGGGCGGCATCGCCGTCGCCGACAGTACTGTCTACGCCGACGGCGGCCGGAGTCTCCACGCGCTCGACGTCGACAGCGGGGAGAAGCGGTGGGCGTTCGACGTCGGTACCACCGGCGACCACACGCCCGTCGTCGCCGGCGACACCGTCTTCACGACCGGTGACCGCCTGTACGGGCTGAAGCCGGGCGGAGGCTTCTCGAACGGAACGATCCGCCAGGAAGCGCTCCGCTTCTCGCACCCGACTGGCGGCTACGCCGGGCCCATGAGCGTCGCCGACGGCCGCGTGTACGTCACTGCACGGCTGGGCGACGCCGAGGGGAACCAGACGACGACGCTGCTGGTGCTCGAACCGGCGTAA
- a CDS encoding winged helix-turn-helix transcriptional regulator translates to MTLDTDQQAAWHDLADVLGAKYAPHVLFALDADDRRFSNLRRELDVTSSTLSRRLDALSCRGLVSRRVAATSPPTTWYTLTDAGRDVVAALSTIDDRARVVPCGDGTCAHLSSPASLDCCD, encoded by the coding sequence GTGACGCTCGACACCGACCAACAGGCCGCGTGGCACGACCTCGCGGACGTCCTCGGCGCGAAGTACGCGCCGCACGTGCTGTTCGCGCTCGACGCCGACGACCGACGGTTTTCGAACCTCCGTCGGGAACTGGACGTGACGTCGTCGACCCTCTCGCGTCGCCTCGATGCCCTGTCGTGCCGCGGTCTCGTCTCGCGCCGTGTCGCGGCGACGTCGCCGCCGACGACGTGGTACACGCTCACCGACGCTGGCCGCGACGTCGTCGCGGCGCTGTCGACCATCGACGACCGGGCACGGGTCGTCCCCTGCGGCGACGGGACCTGCGCGCACCTGTCGTCACCTGCCTCGTTGGACTGCTGCGACTGA
- the deoC gene encoding deoxyribose-phosphate aldolase → MNRSEFAARIDHTVLGPETRPSDVERVVDEAEAHGMNACIPPCYVAAAREQAPDLTLATVIGFPHGQNATIAKREEAATAWRDGADELDVVVNVGRLHAGEDGEVRDELAEVVAAVPIPVKVIIETALLDREEKHRACKLARDADAAFVKTSTGFADGGATVEDVELMAEYLPVKASGGVGSYEEARAMFDAGAERIGASSGVAIVEGFPADENANESESENEDEE, encoded by the coding sequence ATGAATCGGAGCGAGTTCGCCGCCCGCATCGACCACACCGTCCTCGGCCCGGAGACCCGACCGTCGGACGTCGAGCGCGTCGTCGACGAGGCCGAGGCACACGGCATGAACGCCTGCATCCCGCCGTGTTACGTCGCGGCGGCACGCGAGCAGGCACCCGACCTCACCCTCGCGACGGTTATCGGCTTCCCCCACGGCCAGAACGCCACCATCGCCAAGCGCGAGGAGGCGGCGACGGCCTGGCGCGACGGCGCCGACGAACTCGACGTCGTCGTCAACGTCGGTCGCCTCCACGCCGGCGAGGACGGCGAGGTGCGCGACGAGTTGGCAGAAGTCGTCGCCGCCGTCCCCATCCCGGTGAAGGTCATCATCGAGACGGCGCTTCTGGACAGAGAGGAGAAACACCGCGCCTGCAAACTCGCCCGCGACGCCGACGCCGCGTTCGTCAAGACCTCGACCGGGTTCGCCGACGGCGGAGCCACGGTGGAGGACGTCGAACTCATGGCCGAGTACCTGCCCGTCAAAGCGAGCGGCGGCGTCGGCAGTTACGAGGAGGCACGGGCGATGTTCGACGCGGGTGCCGAACGCATCGGCGCGTCCTCCGGCGTGGCCATCGTCGAGGGGTTCCCCGCGGACGAAAACGCGAACGAGAGCGAGAGCGAGAACGAAGACGAGGAGTAA
- a CDS encoding carbohydrate kinase family protein produces the protein MPRVICAGHVNWDVTLHVDDLPAPDGEAQVREVQAAGGGSAANVACGLAGLRLDAALLGSVGGDSHGTEARHELAAAGVDTTGVQVVPDRPTAVKYIAVDDHGEVMIFGTPGANEAFDTDALSVDSIDGADHLHLTGQSPTTARRLAALAGDLGLSVSLDPGRLVGERDFGAVLDRVDVLFLNGREAALALADGRESARDDAGAGLGIESETRAVVIKRGPNGAEVRTDSRRYTHPGFAADVVDTTGAGDAFAAGYLAATLDEASVEDALTVGNACGALAAETRGARAELSWGAVETMRARGVEVEREPVGEHGE, from the coding sequence ATGCCGCGCGTCATCTGTGCGGGGCACGTCAACTGGGACGTGACGCTGCACGTCGACGACCTGCCCGCCCCCGACGGCGAGGCGCAGGTCCGTGAGGTGCAGGCCGCGGGGGGAGGCAGCGCGGCGAACGTCGCCTGCGGCCTCGCGGGGCTCCGGCTCGATGCCGCCCTCCTGGGGAGCGTCGGCGGCGACTCCCACGGCACGGAGGCGCGGCACGAACTCGCCGCCGCCGGCGTCGACACGACGGGCGTACAGGTGGTTCCGGACCGCCCGACGGCCGTGAAGTACATCGCCGTCGACGACCACGGCGAGGTGATGATCTTCGGGACGCCCGGCGCGAACGAGGCGTTCGACACCGACGCGCTGTCGGTCGACAGCATCGACGGCGCGGACCACCTCCACCTCACGGGCCAGTCGCCGACGACGGCGCGGCGCCTCGCCGCCCTCGCCGGCGACCTGGGGCTCTCGGTGAGCCTCGACCCCGGCCGACTCGTCGGCGAACGCGACTTCGGCGCGGTGCTCGACCGGGTCGACGTGCTCTTCCTCAACGGCCGGGAGGCCGCCCTCGCGCTCGCCGACGGGCGGGAGTCGGCCCGCGACGACGCGGGCGCGGGCCTCGGAATCGAGAGCGAGACCCGCGCGGTGGTCATCAAACGCGGTCCGAACGGGGCCGAGGTGCGAACCGACAGCCGGCGGTACACGCACCCGGGGTTCGCCGCCGACGTCGTCGACACCACGGGAGCGGGCGACGCGTTCGCCGCGGGCTATCTCGCCGCGACCCTCGACGAGGCGAGCGTCGAGGACGCGCTGACGGTCGGAAACGCCTGCGGTGCGCTCGCGGCCGAGACGCGAGGCGCGCGCGCGGAGCTCTCGTGGGGGGCCGTCGAGACGATGCGGGCCCGCGGGGTCGAGGTCGAGCGCGAACCGGTCGGCGAACACGGCGAGTGA
- the map gene encoding type II methionyl aminopeptidase — translation MSIGPLDDETVEKYREAGRVLKTVMDETRELVEPGTTHLEVAEHAESRVADLADGCAFPVNISVNEEASHSTPGRDDDTEFGEDLVCLDIGVHVDGYIADAAVTVDLAGEDELTEAAEQALDAALDEIGPGVETGVVGQAIEDVIRGYGFTPVLNLSGHGVAQYDAHTGPNIPNRGTERGVELEVGDVVAVEPFATDGRGKVSEGSKEEIYSLERERSVRNRQAREVLEHVTENYRTLPFAARWVDVPRAEMAISRLSRQGVLHGYPVLKEEDGCMVSQAEHTVIVTEDGCEITTE, via the coding sequence ATGAGTATCGGACCCCTCGACGACGAAACGGTCGAAAAGTACCGCGAGGCAGGCCGGGTGCTGAAGACGGTGATGGACGAGACGCGCGAACTGGTCGAACCGGGGACGACCCATCTCGAAGTGGCCGAACACGCCGAGTCGCGCGTCGCAGACCTCGCCGACGGCTGTGCGTTCCCGGTGAACATCTCGGTCAACGAGGAGGCGTCGCACTCGACGCCCGGACGCGACGACGACACCGAGTTCGGCGAGGACCTCGTCTGTCTCGACATCGGCGTCCACGTCGACGGCTACATCGCCGACGCCGCGGTCACAGTGGACCTCGCGGGCGAGGACGAGTTGACGGAGGCCGCAGAACAGGCGCTCGACGCCGCCCTCGACGAGATCGGACCCGGCGTGGAGACGGGCGTCGTGGGGCAGGCCATCGAGGACGTCATCCGGGGCTACGGCTTCACGCCCGTCCTGAACCTCTCGGGTCACGGCGTCGCCCAGTACGACGCTCACACCGGCCCCAACATCCCCAACCGAGGGACGGAGCGGGGGGTCGAACTCGAAGTCGGCGACGTCGTCGCCGTCGAACCGTTCGCTACCGACGGCCGCGGGAAGGTGAGCGAGGGCTCGAAGGAGGAGATATACAGCCTCGAACGCGAGCGCTCCGTCCGCAACCGCCAGGCGCGCGAAGTGCTCGAACACGTCACCGAGAACTACCGGACGCTCCCCTTCGCCGCGCGGTGGGTAGACGTCCCGCGTGCGGAGATGGCCATCTCGCGGCTGTCGCGACAGGGCGTCCTCCACGGCTATCCCGTGCTCAAGGAGGAGGACGGCTGCATGGTGAGCCAGGCGGAACACACGGTCATCGTCACCGAGGACGGCTGCGAGATCACGACCGAGTAG
- a CDS encoding DUF7835 family putative zinc beta-ribbon protein has translation MATRPSDTDGMTEPCRECERETLHRVQVELRTESSKPENAEYSREPYRVSTCFECGTTSAQRMNDA, from the coding sequence ATGGCTACGCGACCATCAGACACAGACGGCATGACCGAACCCTGCAGGGAGTGTGAGCGTGAGACACTCCATCGGGTGCAGGTCGAGCTTCGAACGGAGAGTTCGAAGCCGGAGAACGCGGAGTACTCGCGCGAGCCGTATCGCGTGTCCACCTGCTTCGAGTGTGGGACCACCTCCGCACAGCGGATGAACGACGCCTAA
- a CDS encoding nucleoside phosphorylase: protein MGKQPHLLVEEGDVADLALVPGDPGRVERIADRCEDVERVASNREYTVVNATYEGRPVTICSTGIGCPSAAIAVEELSRVGVETFVRVGTTGALQQGIEIGDMIVATGAAKNEGTSKRYEPAEFPAVPDFEVLRALVDSAESRGEEVHVGPIVSDDAYYAETDEYVREWEEAGILSVEMEAATLFTLARRKGLRAGAICTVDGNLVEGTQKGADSDEELPEKAKNNVERAIGITLDAVADL from the coding sequence ATGGGCAAACAACCGCACCTCCTCGTCGAGGAGGGCGACGTCGCGGACCTCGCGCTCGTCCCGGGCGACCCCGGTCGGGTCGAACGCATCGCGGACCGCTGCGAGGACGTCGAACGCGTCGCGAGCAACCGGGAGTACACGGTCGTCAACGCCACCTACGAGGGGCGTCCGGTGACCATCTGTTCGACGGGAATCGGCTGCCCCTCGGCGGCCATCGCCGTCGAGGAACTCTCACGCGTCGGCGTCGAGACGTTCGTCCGCGTCGGCACTACGGGCGCGCTCCAACAGGGCATCGAAATCGGCGACATGATCGTCGCCACGGGAGCGGCGAAGAACGAGGGCACCTCCAAACGGTACGAACCGGCGGAGTTCCCCGCGGTACCCGACTTCGAGGTCCTCCGCGCGCTGGTCGACAGCGCCGAATCGAGAGGCGAGGAGGTCCACGTCGGCCCCATCGTCTCCGACGACGCCTACTACGCCGAGACCGACGAGTACGTCCGCGAGTGGGAGGAGGCGGGCATCCTCTCGGTGGAGATGGAAGCCGCGACGCTGTTCACGCTCGCCCGGCGGAAAGGCCTCCGCGCCGGCGCCATCTGCACCGTCGACGGCAACCTCGTCGAGGGGACGCAGAAGGGCGCCGACTCCGACGAGGAACTCCCCGAGAAGGCGAAGAACAACGTCGAGCGGGCCATCGGTATCACCCTCGACGCCGTCGCCGACCTCTGA